One genomic window of Roseateles sp. DAIF2 includes the following:
- a CDS encoding response regulator transcription factor, whose translation MPTTSAKVAARILVVEDHAPLRAQIVTLLQGAGWSVEEASDGRLALQLALERPPDVLLLDLGLPGLDGIELCRRLRERADRHVPVLMLTARDSLDDKGQGFAAGADDYLLKPFAGEELLWRCQALARRGELGRSPVLERGPLRIDRRSTEVCGAEGQVLPLPPQAYRLLLALAEAWPRTVTRSELQQQLWADEPPESDALRSHLYTLRQALGAQQALVKTVHGVGLRLDLPG comes from the coding sequence GTGCCAACCACCAGCGCCAAGGTCGCCGCACGCATCCTGGTCGTCGAGGACCATGCCCCGCTGCGCGCCCAGATCGTCACCCTGCTGCAGGGCGCGGGCTGGTCGGTCGAGGAGGCCAGCGACGGGCGCCTCGCGCTGCAGCTGGCGCTGGAGCGGCCGCCCGATGTGCTGCTGCTGGACCTGGGCCTGCCGGGGCTGGACGGCATCGAGCTGTGCCGGCGGCTGCGCGAGCGGGCCGACCGCCATGTGCCGGTGCTGATGCTGACCGCGCGCGACAGCCTGGACGACAAGGGCCAGGGCTTCGCCGCCGGCGCCGATGACTACCTGCTGAAGCCCTTCGCCGGCGAGGAGCTGCTGTGGCGCTGCCAGGCCCTGGCGCGGCGCGGCGAGCTGGGCCGCAGCCCGGTGCTGGAGCGCGGCCCGCTGCGCATCGACCGGCGCAGCACCGAGGTGTGCGGCGCCGAGGGCCAGGTCTTGCCGCTGCCGCCCCAGGCCTACCGCCTGCTGCTGGCCCTGGCCGAGGCCTGGCCGCGCACCGTCACCCGCAGCGAGCTGCAGCAGCAGCTCTGGGCCGACGAGCCGCCCGAATCCGACGCGCTGCGCAGCCATCTCTACACCCTGCGCCAGGCGCTCGGCGCGCAGCAGGCGCTGGTGAAGACCGTGCATGGCGTCGGCCTGCGCCTGGACCTGCCCGGATGA
- a CDS encoding type 1 glutamine amidotransferase domain-containing protein — MKHRRRLKTFFLTLSLALPGLAAAQASAAADRVLIVVSSEGRDQGKTRPGFEMDEFAQAWLLLRANGLEIDVASPAGGPVEADRFDPQADFNARLLADAQAQASLARTLPTAGLRAADYRAVLVMGGKGAMFDLPRDAALQRLIAAVDAQGGVIAAVCHGPAALAEVRRADGSALVAGRRLTGFTNEEEAAFGKTWAAQFPWLLEDQLKTQGARWEEASLMLPKVVVDGRLITGQNPFSTTAMTEAVLRALGRAPQAREPFRDEATMALAQRWLDGEREPVQALLAANAKAYKMELIAMLGLYQYKQAGDDANRRQGLSLMRLAEPHFKHPKLSEAIAEARKALGASS, encoded by the coding sequence GTGAAGCATCGTCGCCGCCTCAAGACCTTTTTCCTGACCCTGAGCCTGGCCCTGCCCGGGCTCGCCGCCGCGCAGGCGAGTGCCGCCGCGGACAGGGTGCTGATCGTCGTCAGCAGCGAGGGCCGCGATCAGGGCAAGACCCGGCCCGGTTTCGAGATGGACGAGTTCGCCCAGGCCTGGCTGCTGCTGCGCGCCAACGGCCTGGAGATCGATGTCGCCAGCCCGGCCGGCGGCCCGGTGGAGGCCGACCGCTTCGACCCGCAGGCCGACTTCAACGCCCGGCTGCTGGCCGACGCCCAGGCCCAGGCCAGCCTGGCCCGGACCCTGCCCACCGCGGGCCTGCGCGCCGCCGACTACCGGGCCGTGCTGGTGATGGGCGGCAAGGGCGCGATGTTCGACCTGCCCAGGGATGCGGCCCTGCAGCGCCTGATTGCCGCCGTCGACGCGCAGGGCGGCGTGATCGCCGCGGTCTGCCACGGCCCGGCCGCGCTGGCCGAGGTCAGGCGCGCCGATGGCTCGGCCCTGGTGGCCGGCCGCCGCCTGACCGGCTTCACGAATGAAGAGGAAGCGGCCTTCGGCAAGACCTGGGCCGCCCAGTTCCCCTGGCTGCTGGAGGACCAGCTCAAGACCCAGGGCGCGCGCTGGGAGGAGGCCTCGCTGATGCTGCCCAAGGTGGTCGTCGACGGCCGCCTGATCACCGGCCAGAACCCCTTCTCCACCACCGCGATGACCGAGGCGGTGCTGCGCGCGCTGGGCCGCGCGCCCCAGGCCCGAGAGCCCTTCCGCGACGAGGCCACGATGGCGCTGGCGCAGCGCTGGCTGGACGGCGAGCGCGAGCCGGTCCAGGCCCTGCTGGCCGCCAACGCCAAGGCCTACAAGATGGAGCTGATCGCGATGCTGGGCCTGTACCAGTACAAGCAGGCCGGCGACGACGCCAACCGGCGCCAGGGCCTGTCGCTGATGCGGCTGGCCGAGCCGCATTTCAAGCACCCCAAGCTCAGCGAGGCGATCGCCGAGGCGCGCAAGGCGCTCGGCGCATCGAGCTGA
- a CDS encoding M3 family metallopeptidase — MTMTTNPLLSTAPLPAFASIKPEHIRPAVEALLEQARAALATATDAATPADYDTLARVLSVATERLSHAWGAVGHLNAVANTPELREAYNAMLPAVTEFYTALGADERLYAKYKAINAGAAGLSPARRQVLKHWIRDFVLSGAELQGAAKERFAAIQEQSAELAQKFSEHVMDATDGYAYYATAEELAGVPEDVVANARAAAEAEGKPGHKLTLHFPSYFPVMQYAANRALRETLYRAYVTRASEFGDKPELDNSPLMQQLLMLRQEEALLLGFKNFAEVSLVAKMAESPAQVLDFLRDLSARARPFAEKDLAELREFAAKELGLAELQAWDQAYASEKLKEARYAFSDQEVRQYLTVPRVLSGLFDIIQRLFDVRIIESQAEVWHESVKFYRLERAGQLVGQFYLDLYARPGKRPGAWMDEVRSRWARPEGVQQTPVAQLVCNFASPAGDKPALLTHDDVTTLFHEFGHGLHHLLTQVDELGVSGISGVEWDAVELPSQFMENFCWEWEVLQQLSSHVETGAPLPRALFDKMTAAKNFQSGLQTLRQIEFSLFDMRLHAEPGREAQIQALLDEVRSEVSVNPPPAFNRFQHSFSHIFAGGYSAGYYSYKWAEVLSADAWSAFEEEGVFNPATGSRYLHSILEAGGARDAMDSFKAFRGREPKIDALLRHQGMATA; from the coding sequence ATGACCATGACGACCAATCCGCTGCTGTCCACCGCCCCCCTGCCCGCCTTCGCGAGCATCAAGCCCGAGCACATCCGGCCCGCCGTCGAGGCGCTGCTGGAGCAGGCCCGCGCCGCGCTGGCCACCGCCACCGACGCGGCCACGCCGGCCGACTACGACACCCTGGCCCGCGTGCTCTCGGTCGCGACCGAGCGGCTCTCGCATGCCTGGGGCGCGGTCGGGCATCTGAACGCCGTCGCCAACACGCCCGAACTGCGCGAGGCCTACAACGCGATGCTGCCGGCGGTGACCGAGTTCTACACCGCGCTGGGCGCCGACGAGCGGCTCTATGCCAAGTACAAGGCCATCAATGCCGGAGCCGCCGGCTTGAGCCCGGCGCGCCGCCAGGTGCTGAAGCATTGGATTCGCGACTTCGTGCTCTCGGGTGCCGAGCTGCAGGGCGCGGCCAAGGAGCGCTTCGCCGCGATCCAGGAGCAGAGCGCCGAGCTGGCGCAGAAGTTCTCCGAGCATGTGATGGACGCCACCGACGGCTATGCCTATTACGCGACGGCCGAGGAACTGGCCGGCGTGCCCGAGGACGTGGTCGCCAATGCACGCGCCGCGGCCGAGGCCGAGGGCAAGCCGGGCCACAAGCTGACCTTGCATTTCCCCAGCTACTTCCCGGTCATGCAGTACGCCGCGAACCGCGCGCTGCGCGAGACCCTGTACCGCGCCTATGTCACCCGCGCCAGCGAGTTCGGCGACAAGCCGGAGCTGGACAACAGCCCGCTGATGCAGCAGCTTTTGATGCTGCGCCAGGAGGAGGCGCTGCTGCTGGGCTTCAAGAACTTCGCCGAGGTCTCGCTGGTGGCCAAGATGGCCGAATCGCCGGCCCAGGTGCTGGACTTCCTGCGCGACCTCAGCGCCCGCGCCCGCCCCTTCGCCGAGAAGGACCTGGCCGAGCTGCGCGAGTTCGCCGCCAAGGAACTGGGCCTGGCCGAGCTGCAGGCCTGGGACCAGGCCTATGCCTCCGAGAAGCTGAAGGAGGCCCGCTACGCCTTCAGCGACCAGGAGGTGCGCCAGTACCTGACCGTGCCGCGCGTGCTCTCGGGCCTGTTCGACATCATCCAGCGCCTGTTCGACGTCCGGATCATCGAGAGCCAGGCCGAGGTCTGGCATGAGTCGGTCAAGTTCTACCGCCTGGAGCGCGCCGGCCAACTGGTCGGCCAGTTCTACCTCGACCTCTACGCCCGCCCCGGCAAGCGCCCCGGCGCCTGGATGGACGAGGTGCGCAGCCGCTGGGCCCGCCCGGAGGGTGTGCAGCAGACGCCGGTCGCGCAGCTGGTCTGCAACTTCGCCTCGCCCGCGGGTGACAAGCCGGCGCTCTTGACGCATGACGATGTCACCACCCTGTTCCACGAGTTCGGCCATGGCCTGCACCACCTGCTGACCCAGGTGGACGAGCTGGGCGTCTCCGGCATCTCCGGCGTCGAATGGGATGCGGTCGAACTGCCCAGCCAGTTCATGGAGAACTTCTGCTGGGAATGGGAGGTGCTGCAGCAGCTCTCCAGCCATGTCGAGACCGGCGCGCCGCTGCCGCGCGCGCTGTTCGACAAGATGACCGCGGCCAAGAATTTCCAGAGCGGCCTGCAGACCCTGCGCCAGATCGAGTTCTCGCTGTTCGACATGCGCTTGCACGCCGAACCAGGCCGCGAAGCACAGATCCAGGCCCTGCTGGACGAGGTGCGCTCCGAGGTCTCGGTCAATCCACCGCCGGCCTTCAACCGTTTCCAGCACAGCTTCTCGCATATCTTCGCGGGCGGTTATTCGGCCGGCTACTACAGCTACAAATGGGCCGAGGTGCTCAGCGCCGACGCCTGGAGCGCCTTCGAGGAGGAAGGCGTGTTCAACCCCGCCACCGGCTCGCGCTACCTGCACAGCATCCTGGAAGCCGGCGGCGCGCGCGATGCGATGGACAGCTTCAAGGCCTTCCGCGGCCGCGAGCCCAAGATCGACGCGCTGCTGCGCCACCAGGGCATGGCAACGGCTTGA
- a CDS encoding S66 peptidase family protein encodes MATAPRRPRPLREGDLVALCAPSSGVEPALFPRLERAIARLQQRGLRVREGQTLRREHKQCSAPADERAAELQSFLLDPEVAAVMPPWGGERAIELLPLLDFERLAAAEPKWFSGFSDLSTLQLPLALRASWMSLHGPNLMELGAEALDPTTAALWPTLFDAAPPVQRASERWQAKGPDWRDTPGANLNLTETTRWRRLDGGTEPLHLCGRLIGGCLDTLGRIAGTAYGDLRGWRGQAGIGPHLLFLENCEMAPCELLRALCSLRLHGWFDGAAGLLIGRHAPAAVTAPERLSHEEAVRDALAGLEALPVLIDADIGHVPPQLSLIQGESAELRWAPGMPVELHQGPAI; translated from the coding sequence ATGGCCACCGCCCCGCGCCGCCCCCGACCGCTGCGCGAGGGCGATCTGGTGGCGCTGTGCGCGCCCTCCTCCGGCGTCGAGCCCGCGCTGTTCCCGCGCCTGGAGCGCGCGATCGCTCGGCTGCAGCAGCGGGGCCTGCGCGTGCGCGAGGGTCAGACCTTGCGCCGCGAGCACAAGCAATGCAGCGCACCGGCCGACGAGCGCGCCGCGGAGCTGCAGTCCTTCCTGCTGGACCCCGAGGTCGCCGCCGTCATGCCGCCCTGGGGCGGCGAGCGCGCGATCGAGCTGCTGCCGCTGCTGGACTTCGAGCGTCTGGCCGCGGCCGAGCCGAAATGGTTCAGCGGCTTCTCCGACCTCAGCACCCTGCAGCTGCCGCTGGCCCTGCGCGCCAGCTGGATGAGCCTGCATGGCCCGAATCTGATGGAGCTGGGCGCCGAGGCGCTGGACCCGACCACGGCCGCGCTCTGGCCGACGCTGTTCGACGCCGCCCCGCCCGTGCAGCGCGCGTCCGAGCGCTGGCAGGCCAAGGGCCCCGACTGGCGCGACACGCCCGGCGCCAATCTCAATCTGACCGAGACCACCCGCTGGCGTCGCCTGGATGGTGGCACCGAGCCGCTGCATCTGTGCGGCCGCCTGATCGGCGGCTGCCTGGACACCTTGGGCCGCATCGCCGGCACCGCCTATGGCGATCTGCGCGGCTGGCGCGGCCAGGCGGGCATCGGCCCGCATCTGCTGTTCCTGGAGAACTGCGAGATGGCGCCCTGCGAGCTGCTGCGTGCACTGTGCTCGCTGCGCCTGCATGGCTGGTTCGATGGCGCGGCCGGCCTGCTGATCGGCCGCCATGCGCCGGCGGCGGTCACGGCGCCCGAGCGGCTGAGCCACGAGGAGGCGGTACGCGACGCGCTGGCCGGGCTGGAGGCCCTGCCGGTGCTGATCGACGCCGACATTGGCCATGTGCCGCCGCAACTGTCCCTGATCCAGGGAGAATCGGCCGAGCTGCGCTGGGCGCCCGGCATGCCTGTTGAATTGCATCAAGGCCCCGCCATCTGA
- the folD gene encoding bifunctional methylenetetrahydrofolate dehydrogenase/methenyltetrahydrofolate cyclohydrolase FolD: MTAQLIDGNALSKQLRGEVAERAAALTAKGLKPGLAVVLVGDNPASQVYVRNKVKACEDAGLHSVLEKYDASMSEAELLARVEALNNDPTIHGILVQLPLPKHINDHKVIEAISPAKDVDGFAVESAGALMVGEQGFKACTPYGCMKMLESIGMKDLKGKHAVVIGRSNIVGKPMAMMLLAANATVTVCHSGTADLGAMTRQADVVVAAVGKRNVLTADMVKPGAVVIDVGMNRNDEGKLCGDVDFDGVKEVAGWITPVPGGVGPMTITMLLVNTIESAERAAAAR; the protein is encoded by the coding sequence ATGACTGCACAACTGATCGACGGCAACGCCCTTTCCAAGCAACTGCGCGGCGAGGTGGCCGAGCGCGCCGCCGCGCTGACGGCCAAGGGGCTGAAGCCGGGCCTGGCCGTGGTGCTGGTCGGTGACAACCCGGCCAGCCAGGTCTATGTGCGCAACAAGGTCAAGGCTTGTGAGGATGCCGGCCTGCATTCGGTGCTGGAGAAGTACGACGCGTCGATGAGCGAGGCTGAGCTGCTGGCCCGCGTCGAAGCGCTCAACAACGATCCGACCATCCACGGCATTCTGGTCCAGCTGCCCTTGCCCAAGCACATCAACGATCACAAGGTCATCGAGGCGATCTCGCCGGCCAAGGACGTCGATGGCTTCGCCGTCGAAAGTGCCGGCGCGCTGATGGTCGGCGAGCAGGGCTTCAAGGCCTGCACGCCCTATGGCTGTATGAAGATGCTGGAAAGCATCGGCATGAAGGACCTGAAGGGTAAGCACGCGGTCGTGATCGGCCGCAGCAATATCGTCGGCAAGCCAATGGCGATGATGCTGCTGGCCGCCAATGCCACGGTCACCGTCTGCCATAGCGGGACCGCCGACCTGGGCGCGATGACACGCCAGGCCGATGTGGTCGTCGCTGCGGTCGGCAAGCGCAATGTGCTGACGGCCGATATGGTCAAGCCCGGCGCCGTCGTGATCGACGTCGGCATGAACCGCAACGACGAAGGCAAGCTCTGCGGCGACGTCGATTTCGATGGCGTGAAGGAAGTGGCCGGCTGGATCACCCCGGTGCCCGGCGGCGTCGGTCCGATGACGATCACGATGCTGCTGGTCAACACCATCGAGTCGGCCGAGCGCGCCGCCGCGGCCCGCTGA
- a CDS encoding response regulator transcription factor, which yields MSLIPKKGNVYVVDDDEAVRDSLQWLLEGKDYRVKCFDSAESFLSRYDPREVACLIADIRMEGMSGLELQDRLLERKSPLPVVFITGHGDVPMAVQTMKKGAMDFIEKPFKEDELLALVERMLDQARNAFSTHQEAASRDALLSRLTTREAQVLERIVAGRLNKQIADDLGISIKTVEAHRANIMEKLNANTVADLLKIALGATAKA from the coding sequence ATGAGTCTGATTCCGAAGAAGGGTAACGTCTACGTTGTTGATGACGATGAGGCCGTGCGGGATTCCCTGCAATGGCTGCTCGAAGGCAAGGACTACCGGGTCAAGTGTTTCGACTCCGCCGAGAGCTTCCTCTCGCGCTACGACCCGCGCGAGGTCGCCTGCCTGATCGCCGACATCCGCATGGAAGGCATGAGCGGCCTGGAGCTGCAGGACCGCCTGCTGGAACGCAAGAGCCCGCTGCCGGTGGTCTTCATCACCGGCCATGGCGATGTGCCGATGGCGGTGCAGACCATGAAGAAGGGCGCGATGGACTTCATCGAGAAGCCCTTCAAGGAAGACGAGCTGCTGGCCTTGGTCGAGCGCATGCTGGACCAGGCCCGCAACGCCTTCTCGACCCACCAGGAAGCCGCCAGCCGCGACGCCCTGCTGTCGCGCCTGACGACGCGTGAGGCCCAGGTGCTGGAGCGCATCGTCGCCGGCCGCCTGAACAAGCAGATCGCCGACGACCTGGGCATCAGCATCAAGACCGTGGAGGCGCACCGCGCCAACATCATGGAAAAGCTCAACGCCAACACCGTCGCCGACCTACTGAAGATCGCGCTGGGGGCCACGGCCAAGGCCTGA